One window of the Brevibacterium limosum genome contains the following:
- the rpmC gene encoding 50S ribosomal protein L29, whose amino-acid sequence MAIGSKNLSIDALDGYDNERLQEELKKAKAELFNLRFQSATGQLESHGRLKAVRRDIARIYTVLNERELDIRPNPADAKEESK is encoded by the coding sequence ATGGCTATCGGTTCGAAGAACCTTTCCATCGACGCGCTGGACGGTTACGACAACGAGCGTCTGCAAGAAGAGCTCAAGAAGGCCAAGGCCGAGCTGTTCAACCTGCGTTTCCAGTCGGCCACGGGTCAGCTGGAGAGCCACGGTCGCCTCAAGGCCGTGCGTCGCGACATCGCTCGTATCTACACCGTGCTCAACGAACGGGAGCTGGACATCCGTCCGAACCCCGCTGATGCCAAGGAAGAGAGCAAGTGA
- the rplF gene encoding 50S ribosomal protein L6 — translation MSRIGKNPISVPSGVEVKVDGQDVAVKGPKGELSVTIAEPITVSLEDGVITVVRPDEERESRSLHGLSRTLINNMIVGVTEGYSKALEIVGTGYRVLAKGSNLEFALGYSHPIVVEPPEGISFSVDGQTKVAVHGIDKQLVGETAANIRKLRRPEPYKGKGVRYAGEIVRRKVGKAGK, via the coding sequence ATGTCACGTATTGGCAAGAACCCGATCTCCGTTCCCAGCGGCGTCGAGGTCAAGGTCGACGGCCAGGATGTCGCCGTCAAGGGACCTAAGGGCGAGCTGTCCGTCACCATCGCCGAGCCGATCACCGTATCGCTTGAAGACGGTGTCATCACAGTGGTCCGTCCGGATGAAGAGCGCGAATCGCGTTCGCTGCACGGACTGTCCCGCACGCTCATCAACAACATGATCGTCGGTGTGACCGAAGGCTACTCCAAGGCCCTCGAGATCGTCGGAACCGGTTACCGTGTCCTAGCCAAGGGATCGAACCTCGAGTTCGCCCTCGGCTACAGCCACCCGATCGTCGTCGAACCGCCGGAGGGCATCTCCTTCAGCGTCGACGGTCAGACCAAGGTCGCTGTCCACGGAATCGACAAGCAGCTCGTCGGTGAGACCGCTGCGAACATCCGGAAGCTGCGCAGGCCCGAGCCTTACAAGGGCAAGGGTGTGCGCTACGCCGGCGAAATCGTCCGTCGCAAGGTCGGAAAGGCTGGTAAGTAA
- the rpsH gene encoding 30S ribosomal protein S8 translates to MTMTDPVADMLTRLRNANSAYHEDVSMPFSKLKSNIAEILKTEGYITGWSVEDAEVGKTLLLDLKFGPNRERSIAGLRRVSKPGLRVYAKSTNLPKVLGGLGIAILSTSSGLLTDRQAAKKGVGGEVLAYVW, encoded by the coding sequence ATGACAATGACTGATCCAGTCGCAGATATGCTTACGCGTCTGCGCAACGCCAACTCGGCTTATCACGAGGACGTCAGCATGCCGTTCTCGAAGCTCAAGTCGAACATCGCCGAGATCCTCAAGACCGAGGGCTACATCACTGGCTGGAGCGTCGAAGACGCCGAGGTCGGCAAGACGCTGCTCCTGGACCTGAAGTTCGGACCCAACCGGGAACGTTCGATCGCCGGCCTGCGCCGAGTCTCCAAGCCGGGACTGCGCGTCTACGCGAAGTCCACGAACCTGCCCAAGGTTCTCGGCGGCCTCGGCATCGCCATCCTGTCGACCTCGTCAGGCCTCCTGACGGACCGTCAGGCCGCCAAGAAGGGTGTGGGTGGGGAAGTCCTCGCCTACGTCTGGTAA
- the rplX gene encoding 50S ribosomal protein L24 — protein MANKLNIKKGDLVQVIAGARQSRGGDRGKQGKVLAVYPERNRVLVEGVNRVIKHKKATQTQAGGTAGGRETHEAPIHVSNVALVDPKDNKPTRVGYREESVERDGRTKTVRVRVSRRTGEEI, from the coding sequence ATGGCGAACAAGCTCAATATCAAGAAGGGCGACCTCGTCCAGGTCATCGCCGGCGCTCGGCAGTCCCGTGGTGGCGATCGTGGGAAGCAGGGCAAGGTCCTTGCCGTCTACCCCGAACGCAACCGCGTCCTCGTTGAGGGCGTCAACCGCGTGATCAAGCACAAGAAGGCTACGCAGACTCAGGCCGGCGGCACCGCTGGTGGCCGTGAGACCCACGAAGCCCCCATCCACGTGTCCAACGTGGCGCTCGTTGATCCCAAGGACAACAAGCCCACCCGCGTCGGATACCGCGAGGAGAGCGTCGAACGCGACGGTCGCACCAAGACTGTCCGGGTTCGCGTCTCGCGTCGCACCGGGGAGGAGATCTGA
- the rplP gene encoding 50S ribosomal protein L16 — MLIPRRVKFRKQHHPNRGGAAKGGTTVSFGDYGIQALEPAYVTNRQIEAARIAMTRYIKRGGKVWINIYPDHPLTKKPAETRMGSGKGSPEWWIANVKPGRVMFELGGVSEEVAREALRLAIHKLPLKARIVAREGGE; from the coding sequence ATGCTGATCCCTCGTCGAGTGAAATTCCGCAAGCAGCACCACCCCAACCGGGGCGGCGCCGCCAAGGGAGGCACGACGGTGTCCTTCGGTGACTACGGCATCCAGGCTCTCGAGCCGGCTTATGTCACCAACCGTCAGATCGAGGCCGCACGTATTGCCATGACCCGCTACATCAAGCGCGGCGGCAAGGTGTGGATCAACATCTACCCTGATCACCCACTGACGAAGAAGCCTGCCGAAACCCGCATGGGTTCCGGTAAGGGTTCGCCGGAGTGGTGGATCGCCAATGTCAAACCCGGTCGAGTCATGTTCGAACTCGGCGGTGTGTCCGAGGAAGTTGCTCGCGAGGCCCTGCGCCTGGCGATCCACAAGCTTCCGCTGAAGGCCCGTATCGTGGCCCGCGAAGGTGGTGAGTGA
- the rplN gene encoding 50S ribosomal protein L14, translating into MIQQESRLKVADNTGAKQILAIRILGGSGRRYASIGDTIVATVKDAIPGGNVKKGDVVKAVIVRTAKERRRPDGSYIKFDENAAVILKNDEEPRGTRIFGPVGRELRDKKFMKIVSLAPEVL; encoded by the coding sequence GTGATTCAGCAAGAGTCGCGACTCAAAGTCGCCGACAACACTGGCGCCAAGCAGATCCTGGCAATCAGGATCCTGGGTGGCTCCGGTCGGCGCTACGCCTCGATCGGTGACACCATCGTGGCAACCGTCAAGGATGCAATCCCGGGCGGCAATGTGAAGAAGGGTGACGTCGTCAAGGCCGTCATCGTTCGCACTGCCAAGGAACGTCGTCGTCCCGACGGTTCCTACATCAAGTTCGACGAGAATGCTGCTGTCATCCTCAAGAACGATGAGGAACCACGCGGTACCCGTATCTTCGGACCCGTGGGACGCGAACTCCGCGACAAGAAGTTCATGAAGATCGTCTCCTTGGCACCGGAGGTGTTGTGA
- the rplE gene encoding 50S ribosomal protein L5: MTETTTSRPAPRLKQIYREEIVAKLQEEFNYANPMQVPGLTKVVVNMGVGDAARDSKMIEGAINDLTLITGQKPVVTRARKSIAQFKLREGQPIGAHVTMRGARMWEFIDRVISLALPRIRDFRGLSDRQFDGNGNYTFGLTEQSMFHEIDQDRIDRVRGMDITVVTTAATDDEGRALLRHLGFPFKQK; this comes from the coding sequence ATGACGGAAACAACCACCAGCCGTCCCGCACCGCGTCTCAAGCAGATTTACCGCGAAGAGATCGTTGCGAAGCTGCAGGAAGAGTTCAACTACGCCAACCCCATGCAGGTTCCCGGACTGACCAAGGTCGTCGTGAACATGGGTGTGGGTGACGCAGCACGCGATTCCAAGATGATCGAAGGCGCGATCAACGACCTGACTCTGATCACCGGTCAGAAGCCCGTCGTGACCCGTGCTCGGAAGTCCATCGCACAGTTCAAACTGCGCGAAGGTCAGCCCATCGGCGCTCACGTCACCATGCGTGGAGCACGGATGTGGGAGTTCATCGACCGCGTCATCTCTTTGGCGCTGCCGCGTATCCGCGACTTCCGCGGACTCTCGGATCGTCAGTTCGACGGAAACGGTAACTACACCTTCGGCCTCACGGAGCAGTCCATGTTCCACGAGATCGATCAGGACCGGATCGACCGCGTCCGCGGTATGGATATCACCGTCGTCACCACCGCGGCAACCGATGACGAGGGACGTGCACTGCTGCGTCACCTCGGGTTCCCGTTCAAGCAAAAATAA
- the rplR gene encoding 50S ribosomal protein L18, giving the protein MAFGKKESYGKGRAAARKRRHARLRKHVSGTAERPRLSVTRSTRHVFVQVIDDTVGKTLVSASTMEADLRTFEGDKTGKARKVGELVAQRAKDAGIEAVVFDRGGNAYHGRVQAIAEGAREGGLAL; this is encoded by the coding sequence ATGGCCTTTGGCAAGAAGGAAAGCTACGGCAAAGGCAGGGCAGCTGCTCGCAAGCGTCGTCACGCTCGACTGCGCAAGCATGTCAGCGGCACGGCCGAGCGCCCTCGCCTCTCAGTGACTCGCTCCACGCGCCACGTCTTCGTCCAGGTCATCGACGACACCGTCGGCAAGACCCTGGTCTCGGCCTCCACCATGGAAGCCGACCTGCGGACATTCGAAGGCGATAAGACCGGCAAAGCCCGCAAGGTGGGCGAGCTGGTTGCTCAGCGCGCCAAGGACGCCGGAATCGAAGCCGTCGTCTTCGACCGTGGAGGCAACGCCTACCACGGCCGTGTGCAGGCAATCGCCGAAGGTGCCCGTGAAGGAGGATTGGCCCTATGA
- the rpsQ gene encoding 30S ribosomal protein S17: MAETTNTEATAAERNSRKTARGYVVSDKMDKTIVVEVEERMKHRLYGKVMRQSVKYKVHDEENTAGIGDLVLVAETRPLSAAKRWRLVEIIERAK; encoded by the coding sequence ATGGCGGAGACCACGAACACCGAGGCCACTGCTGCGGAACGCAACTCCCGCAAGACCGCACGTGGTTACGTAGTATCCGACAAGATGGACAAGACTATCGTCGTCGAGGTCGAGGAGCGCATGAAGCACCGCCTCTACGGCAAGGTCATGCGCCAGTCGGTCAAGTACAAGGTTCACGACGAAGAGAACACCGCCGGTATCGGCGACCTCGTCCTCGTGGCCGAGACGCGGCCCCTTTCGGCCGCGAAGCGTTGGCGGCTCGTCGAGATCATCGAACGCGCCAAGTAG